Within Mucilaginibacter inviolabilis, the genomic segment TAGCGGTTAGCCTTGGGCCACAATAAGTTTGATCTGGAAAAGTTGGATTCAGCGCCCATATTAATTCAGTATTAACATCCCACTTTTCGGTTATGGAGGTTTGCAGATCCAAAACAGTTTTTAATGAGTCTGAAAGTTTGGTAATGTTTGCCGGCGCTATAAAAGTATGTAGTTTGGCGCCATTTGTTTCGCTAACGTTAATTGCTGCAAGGCAGGCAGCAGCAGCTTTATCCCACTTTTTAGCGTCATAAGTTGAACTAAAAAGTGCCTGTCCATCTTTGTTTTTTACGCTGATATAGTCTGGATTACCATTAAATAAAGGGCTTGCAGCAGTTGCCAATACCTCTGCTTTTACGGAGAGTGCAATAGGTGTGGTTACTCGGCCAAGTTCTTTTGCCTGATTTAGTATTACCGCGGGCAAATCAGGGGCAGCCTGGTCAAGCAACCTGACTATATAATTCACTACAGAATCTACAGGAGCTCTTTTTACTTTTACAGCCTCGGCCGAACTATTGATCGGAAGGTTTACATCAATAATTGGAACAGGGCCATATAGCCTGAAGAGGTAAAAATGATAATAAGCCTTCAAGAATTTAACCTCAGCTATCCACCTTTTCTTTTCGTCCGGTCCAAGATCAATAGGTTTATCAATGTTTTCAAGCATGGTGTTGCATCTCCTTAACGCTTGAAAGATGGCTTGTCCACCGTTTGATCCATCCCAATAATTAAGCCCGGGGTTAGCACTGTTCTGCGTACCTCTGATCAAGTTAAAGCCGGTTGGGTCGATACCTTGATTATCTGTAAGGTTATTTGGGAAAATGATTTCTGATGAAGTGGTAAAACCTGCATCATTTTGAACATATGTTAATTGTTGTATGGTAGAATAACATGAAAATAAATAATTCTCAGCTTCATTACGGTTCCTGAAGGCATAATCGATCGTGCCAACATTCTCGGGAGTAACATCGAGGTACTTTTTACATGACACGCTAGTTAAAGCTAACAGGGCCATGTATAAATATTTGTAATATGATTTCATATTTTAAGTAATTGTCAGTTAATATTAAAGGTTGACATTTAAGCCTACGTTGAACACCTTTTGAACAGGATAGGCAAATGCGTTACCCCCTTGTTCCGGATCCCACAACTTGAAAGGACTCCAGGTAAACAGGTTTAAGCCGTTAAAATATATCCGGGCATTTTTTAGAGATAGGGCTTTTGACAGGCGCGCGGGCAATGTATAACCAATTTCAAGTGATTTAAGCCTCATAAAGCTGCCATCGCGTAGCCACCATGTACTGTTTTGCCTGTTGTTTTCTATTACGGCACCATTAGGCCCAAGTCTTGGATATAAGGCGTATAGATTTTGATTATCTTCAGACCAATGGTCGTCGGCATAAGCTTTTAGCAATGCTGTATTCCCCGTAAAATATGAATCCGGGCTTTTGATAAATGGTGCTGTCCGGGCAGGATCAATAAAAAATGATACGTTTGCTTGTCCCTGGAAAAAAGCAGAAAGATCAAAGTTTTTAAACCCTGTAGATATACCAAAACCATAAACTATTTGCGGTACTGTTGGGTATCCGATAAAAGTTTGATCGGCAGCATCAATTTTACCGTCACCATTTAAATCGCGGTATTTAATATCGCCACCCTGCGGAGGTGTTCCCCCGGTGCTAAATATTTGTGAAGGTGAATTTTTTGCTTCATTATCATCCACAAATAAACGTTCAGCTATATAGCCATATGCTCGGTTAAGCGGTTGCCCGATAATATTGCGGTATCCCTCTTTGTAATCAGGTTGTTCATACTGGGTATATTTATTGGTAGAATAGGTGAAGTTTCCCCGGGCAGATAACCATATATCTTTGGTAATTGATTGTTTACCATCTACGGAGATATCGATGCCTTGTGATTGTACCTTACCCACGTTGGCAGATATGCCTGATTCCAGGCCCATGGTGGATGGTATAGAGGAGCGGTCTTGTAGAATATTGTATTTGTCGTTTCTGTAAACTTCGGCTATAACATTAAACTTTTTAAATAAGGTAAATTCAAGGCCAAGGTTAGTTTGCTTTGATGTTTCCCATGTTACATCATCATTCTCATAACTATTAATCCTAACACCATTATGGGAGTAAGCATTATTTGTTCCAAATGAAGCAGAGTTGCCCCCGTTAAGATTTACGTCTGATAGATAAAAGAACCTTTGACTCCCGATTTGATCGTTACCTACTAAACCATAGCTGGCGCGTAGTTTAAAGCGGTCAAACACATCGTACAGATCACCCCAGAACTTTTCGTCAGATACGATCCAGGAGGCACCAATTGTTGGGAAAAAGCCAAAGCGGTGATTTGCCGAAAACCGTTCGGATCCGTTATATCCAAAGTTAAATTCAAGGAAATACCTGCTTTTGAAGGAATAGGTAGCCCGACCAGCTACTGTTAAGTTACGGTATGGTAATGAATATTGTAAACTATAGGTGTTGGTACGGGGATCGAGATTATTAGAATACAATTGTTGCTGACGGGTGCCTATTAAGGAAGCGCTAACATTGTGGTTCTTCCCGATAGACCTGTTATAATCCAGTACACCCTGGAAATAAACAAAGGTTTGCAGGTTATCTGAATAAGGGTCGCGGGAATAGGAAAGATATTCCTGCGCCTGCCCCGGTTGCGAGTTTATCCAGAGTAATGTATACTGATTGGTTGTCTTATCATAATTCTGTGTAGTATAATAAAAGGGATTATAATAAAGCTGCGACCTGAAGTAAGCATATCTGTTGGTACTGAAGATACCATGGAAATTTAACCCGGACGTAAGAAATTCAAGACTTTGATTTAATTCCAATTGTGCCAGCATCCTTGATTCCGAAAAGTTTTGATGTCCGGAAAGGAGAGAAGCATACGGATTGATATATTGAGTGGATCCTAAGCCACCGTTTGAGGCCGGCGTATTACCAAACAAAATATGTTTAGTCCGAAGATTAGCCGAATCGGGCGGGAAGTAAGCCGGAAAATCAACCGGACTGGTATGCATTACTAAATTGTAAAGATCCGTTTGGAAGTTAGCATCGTTGGTGCGAGGGCCATTATACTCATTAAAGGTGCCTGCTAAACGTACAATAAGTTCGGTTTTATCGGTTATATTAATATTAACGTTGGAACGTATCTGGTAATTTTGAAATTTTACGTTGTTGTTGTTATTATTCCGGATGTCCGTTCTCAAAATACCGTTATCATTATCATATGAACCGGCAACATAGTAACGGGCAACACCACCGCCGCCTTGTACACTTAAATTGCCCCGTTGGGTACTGGTTCGGTTTTTAAATAGCATGTCG encodes:
- a CDS encoding RagB/SusD family nutrient uptake outer membrane protein, whose amino-acid sequence is MKSYYKYLYMALLALTSVSCKKYLDVTPENVGTIDYAFRNRNEAENYLFSCYSTIQQLTYVQNDAGFTTSSEIIFPNNLTDNQGIDPTGFNLIRGTQNSANPGLNYWDGSNGGQAIFQALRRCNTMLENIDKPIDLGPDEKKRWIAEVKFLKAYYHFYLFRLYGPVPIIDVNLPINSSAEAVKVKRAPVDSVVNYIVRLLDQAAPDLPAVILNQAKELGRVTTPIALSVKAEVLATAASPLFNGNPDYISVKNKDGQALFSSTYDAKKWDKAAAACLAAINVSETNGAKLHTFIAPANITKLSDSLKTVLDLQTSITEKWDVNTELIWALNPTFPDQTYCGPRLTAKAAANPSFQGTFAVPISEQELFYTHNGVPINEDKTWDYANRYSVRTGDNANRFYIGNGYETVKAHFDREPRFYADLGFDGGIWFGNGMVNQETLYYIQGRGSAALSGPTDNVRLNITGYWPKKLVNYLTVYDDGYTIADFHLPLIRLAGLYLLYAETLNEQGKSYAEVVPWLDKVRQRAGLPGVVTAWSNFSTNPGKYASQNGLRDIIHQETRIELAFECEPGWDLRRWKELQSVLSRPLQGWNIFEASSANYYRPRTLVSPIFNVRNYLWPITDNDLIINNNLVQNLNW
- a CDS encoding TonB-dependent receptor — encoded protein: MKITSLILLLAFMQVSASVFSQKITYKQNDVTLKQLFSEINRQTGYNVFWSPKGSQKTYTLDVNFKNTSLDDVLKTALKNLQLSYIIDGKSIIITKEAPGVEAFSTNTSILADITVTGSVKDNKGVPLTGVSVSVVGNSKQGTVTDINGKFILDVKDGATIKITFVGFKSQTFLVTPQTKLFTVTLEEDVQQADEVVVTAYGKKERREAIVGSVTTVKPGNLKIPASNLTNALAGQVAGVIAYQPSGQPGVDNSTFFIRGVTTFGYRQSPLILIDNVELTASDLARLNVDDIESFSILKDASATALYGARGGNGVILVKTKEGKTGKSQINFRVENASSQSVKTLQLADPITYMKLFNEAVRTRYPLDPLPYDQNKILNTEATINHAPGSNQYVYPAVNWLDMLFKNRTSTQRGNLSVQGGGGVARYYVAGSYDNDNGILRTDIRNNNNNNVKFQNYQIRSNVNINITDKTELIVRLAGTFNEYNGPRTNDANFQTDLYNLVMHTSPVDFPAYFPPDSANLRTKHILFGNTPASNGGLGSTQYINPYASLLSGHQNFSESRMLAQLELNQSLEFLTSGLNFHGIFSTNRYAYFRSQLYYNPFYYTTQNYDKTTNQYTLLWINSQPGQAQEYLSYSRDPYSDNLQTFVYFQGVLDYNRSIGKNHNVSASLIGTRQQQLYSNNLDPRTNTYSLQYSLPYRNLTVAGRATYSFKSRYFLEFNFGYNGSERFSANHRFGFFPTIGASWIVSDEKFWGDLYDVFDRFKLRASYGLVGNDQIGSQRFFYLSDVNLNGGNSASFGTNNAYSHNGVRINSYENDDVTWETSKQTNLGLEFTLFKKFNVIAEVYRNDKYNILQDRSSIPSTMGLESGISANVGKVQSQGIDISVDGKQSITKDIWLSARGNFTYSTNKYTQYEQPDYKEGYRNIIGQPLNRAYGYIAERLFVDDNEAKNSPSQIFSTGGTPPQGGDIKYRDLNGDGKIDAADQTFIGYPTVPQIVYGFGISTGFKNFDLSAFFQGQANVSFFIDPARTAPFIKSPDSYFTGNTALLKAYADDHWSEDNQNLYALYPRLGPNGAVIENNRQNSTWWLRDGSFMRLKSLEIGYTLPARLSKALSLKNARIYFNGLNLFTWSPFKLWDPEQGGNAFAYPVQKVFNVGLNVNL